The DNA segment TCCTGGGTGCGCGGCGGAATCTGCAGCAGCTCACGAACCTCGCTTTCGTGCAGGGTTTCCTGTTCCATCAGTGCCTGCACCATGGTATGCAGCATATCTACATGATCTTCCATAAGCTTGCGGGCCTCCTGGTAACATTCTCGGAGGATTTTACGCATCTCTTCATCAATTGCAGCTGCGGTAGCCTCACTGTAGTCCTGATGAGCGGCTATCTCGCGTCCCAGAAAGATCGGGGTCTCATCCTGGCCAAAGGCAACCGGGCCCAACCCGCTCATCCCCCAGCGAGTGACCATCTTGCGGGCAAGCTCGGTTGCCTGCTGCAGATCGTTCTGTACACCGGTCGTGGTCTGTCCATACACAATCTGCTCGGCAAGCATGCCGCCATAGGTGATCTTGATACGATCCCGCAACCAGGGGGCACCATAGGTATACACATCCTCTTCCGGCAAAGACATCGCCACGCCCAACGCACGACCGCGCGGTACAATGGTAACCTTGTGCAGCGGATCGGCGTGAGGCAGCAGCAGATGCAGTAGCGCATGTCCAGCCTCGTGATAGGCGGTCGATTCCCGTTCCGATGGCGACACCATCCGGGTTCGCCGCGCTGTCCCCATCAAAACCTTGTCGCGGGCTTCCTCGAAATCTGCTGCAGTAACCACCAACCGGTTATGACGGGCTGCATGCAGTGCCGCCTCGTTTACCAGATTTGCCAGGTCGGCTCCGCTGGAACCGGTTGTGCCCCGCGACAGCAAATCAAGGTCGACCTCGGGCGCCACCGGTATACCGCGGATATGGATCTTGAGAATCTCCAGACGTTCGCGGGCGTCGGGCATGTCCACCACAATCTGCCGGTCGAACCGCCCCGGACGCAGCAGCGCCGGATCAAGCACATCCGGCCGGTTGGTTGCCGCGATAATTATCACCCCGTCCTGGGTTGAGAACCCGTCCATCTCCACCAGCATCTGGTTCAGGGTTTGCTCCCGTTCATCATGACCACCGCCATACCCCGCTCCACGGCTGCGGCCTACCGCATCGAGCTCATCAATAAAAATGATGCACGGTGCATGTCGCCGCCCGGTTTCGAAAAGGTCGCGCACCCGACTCGCGCCAACCCCGACAAACATCTCTACGAAATCCGATCCGGAAATGTGAAAGAAAGCTACCCCGGCCTCACCGGCAACCGCCTTGGCCAGGAGGGTTTTGCCGGTCCCTGGCATTCCGGTCAGCAGCACCCCTTTGGGTATACGGGCACCAATCTGGCTGAAACGCTGCGGGTGCCGCAGAAACTCGACAACCTCCTGCAGATCCTGCTTGGCCTCATGTTGCCCGGCTACCCCGGCAAAATCGACCGTAACTGCATGCTCGGCAGAGAAACGCTTGACCCGGCTCTTGCCAAATGCTGACATCCCCCCGCCGCTGCTGTTCATACGCATCATCAGGAAATACAGTACGGCAACCGCGATAACCCATGGCAGGAAACTGAGCAGCACCGCACCTATCCGTAGAGGCTCAGGACGCCCGACTACCTCAACCTCTGCCGCCAGCAGCAGGTTCATCAGACCGTCATCAAGATAGGGAATCCGGGAATGAAAGGAGACTGCCGGACCTCCCGGACGTTGAATTGTTCCCCGTAGTTCCTGCTCCCCGATAATCTCGATGGCATCGATCCAGCCAGCCTCGACCGCACGCCTGACCTGGCTGTAGGTAAGCTCCTGGGAACCGGCACGCCCCCCTGCCAGCAGCCCGTACAGGGTAAAGATTGCCAGTCCGGTAACTATCCCCCAGAAAATGCGTCGTCTGCGCACGGTATGCAGATCAGCACTCATGACTCCCCCTCGTCCCGGTCCGCCCAAAGCAGCCGACCCTCGGGGTCAAGTATAACAGATATCTCCCCGCTGCGGGTTTCCAGAACGATGCAGCGTGAACGCAGAAAGGCAGGAACGGCGCGGCGCTGAAACACACGCTTCAGGCTGGTGCCTGATGGCAGTCTGTCGCCGGATACCGGACTGCGCAGAAGATATGGCGGGCTTATACCCCGCTGCCGCAGATCATCAGCTATCCGGTCACACAGCGGTTGGTCACACAGCTGCCGGTCAGCTCCGTGCGGCTGGCCTGACGGCACATCCCCGGCTTCGACCGGCACCCATTGCGACCAGTAGCTGTGCACGTGATCTCTGCGAAACACAAAAAGTCGCCCCTGGTCGGTATAGATCTCGATCCCGGCGGCTGTGGCAACATGCCGGGCGACTGCTGTCCCCCGGTTTCCCGGTGAGACACCGTCTTTCTGGCCAAGTTGTTCTACCGGTGCAAACAGGGTCCGCGGAACACGGCCGGTTGATTCCGGAACAAGCTGGTTGCGCAGCCGCTGCAGGCAGCCAACCCGTAAAACCCCGGGCAGCTGTAGCAGACGCTCCAGATCGAGCGAGAATCCCCCCCCGTACACAGGGGTTTGTTCCAGATGCAGCGGCAGAAAATCCTCCAGCCATCCCGTCACATCGCGAATATCCCGGGCCAGTCGCACAGCCGATCGACTGGCCTCCGGGTAGAGCTGCTGCAGCTGTGGCACCACCATGTGGCGAATATTGTTCCGGATAATACGGATATCGGTATTGGTAGAATCGGTATGATAGCTCAGATCAGCAGCCGCGGCGGCAATCTCTGCCTGCTCTGCCGCAAGCAGCGGCCGGATTATCGCCACCTCCGAGGTACCACCCCGGGAACGTACCGGCGCAATACCGCCAAGGCCCTCAATCCCGCTGCCGCCGCACAGCCGCATCAGCATGGTCTCAAGCTGATCACCGGCGTGATGCGCCACCGCCAACAGGTCAGCGGTACATTCCTGGCAGACGCCCTCCAGAAACTGGTAGCGCAACTGCCGGGCGGCGGCCTCCATGCCGAGATCAGCGCACAGCTGTGCTATTTCCCGACTGTCAGCGCGCCCCTGATACAGCGGGACGCCCAGATCCTGGCAGCTGTTTTCGATGAGCTGCCTTTCCCTGTCAATCTCGTCGGGTTCACGCAGCGCATGATCGTACCAGGCAGCAGAGACCGGGCCGATTCGCTGCCGGTTCCGGAGTTCACACAGCAGGTGCAATAGGAGCATACTGTCACGGCCACCGGAGCAGGCAGCCACCACCGGAGCGTGACGGGGCAGCCGTTGATCATCCCACCAGGAATCAATCTGTTGCAGGAGCGTTTGCATGGTACGCCACCAGGTGATCACCTGCAGCTGCAGTACCGGACTCGGCCCACAGCAATGCTGTTTCGGCTGCCGCCACAATAGCCGGCTGGAGCAGACGGCTCTCTGCATCGGAGGGAACCCCGAGCACATGCTCGACCACACTGCGCTGCGGTTCCTGCTGTCGAGGATGGCCGATACCGATATACAACCGGGAAAAGTTCCCGCCGGGAAGCCATGCCAGCAGGCTTTTTATACCGTTATGTCCGGCGCTGGAACCCCCATTCTTGAGTCGCAGCCGACCGGGGGCCAGGTCGAGGTTATCGACAATAGTCAGGATCTCCGTCGGATTGACTTTCCAACGCTTCAGCACATACGGCAGTACCACCCCGCTGCGATTCATGTAGGTGCATGGTTTCACCAGAACCAGACCCCGGCGGCGATCCTCGCAAAATAAAAAAGGCCGCAGAAAAGCTTTTTTCCAGCGACCTTTGATCAGTGTACAGATAGTGTCGAGCGTCAGAAACCCGACATTATGCCGGGTCTGCTCGTATTTAACCCCGGGGTTGCCGAGGCCGATTACAATCCGCATCGGTGCCCTACTCGGCAGGAGTTTCGGTGGCGCCCTCTTCTGCCTCGTCTTCCTCACCGGCTGCTTCGGCACGCTGATGCACAACCGCAGCAACAACTGCGTCGCTGTTAGTCACAATCCTGATGCCAGTCGGCGGTGTGATATCACCGACATGCAATGCGTGAGCACTGGTCAGGTTTTCGATCGGAATATCGATGGCCTCAACCAGATCCTTTGGCAGACACTCGATCTCGACCTCATGCAGCGGGTTTTCCAGGATACCACCCTCACGAACCTCGTTCGGGGTTCCTACCAGATGCAGGGCTACATGGGTTCGCAGTTTCTTGCCAGCCTCAACCTCGTAGAAATCAACATGCAGAACGCGTCCGGTGATGACATCTTCCTGATAGTCCTTGATAAGCACATCGCGCTTCTCTTTGCCGACCTTGAGATTCAGAATGGTACTCTCGGATACTACCTTGAACTCGCGCATAAAATCACGCTCATCCATGCTGACGCTGAAAGCGTCATCGTGTCCATACACTACCGCGGGGATACGCCCGGCAGCACGCAGTCGATTATTAGGTCCTTTTCCAACCTCGGTACGCTTTTCAGCGACAATTACATGTTCCATGAAAGATCGTCTCCTTATGTGATCGGTACTGGGACGGCAGGATTCGAACCTGCGCATGACGGGACCAAAACCCGTTGACTTACCACTTGTCCACGTCCCAAAGCAACGGGGGGGATTGTACGTAATTTCAAAAAAAAAATCAATCGACGAGCCGGAAATTATACGACTTTCCGGTACCGGCAGCTATTCCAGAGAGTCATCGGGATGCGATTCTTCATCTCCCCCGTTCTCAAGGTGCTCCTCGTAGGCCTTCAGGATCTGATCCTGCAGTGAAGCCCGAAAATCAGCATGAATCGGATGAGCGACATCCTTGAATTCACCGGATTTGGTCTTGCGACTTGGCATCGCAATGAATACCCCGGTTTTCCCTTCGATAATCTTCAGGTTGTGAACCACAAAACTATCGTCAAATGTTACCGTTACATATGCTTTCAGTTTCCCGCCGGACGACACATTACGGATTCTGATGTCGGTAATTTCCATGTCCCACTCCTCCAAGCTGATGCAGGGATGCATTCATTACCATTAGCATACATGGTAATAGAGGAGAATGCCAGAAAAAAAGCAGAATCAGGGTAAAATCAGGCGTCTGCCGACTGTGAGTACACCACCTCGGCCTCGTGCCACAAGCGTTCCAGTTCATAAAAGGTACGCGCCTCGGGCCGCATGATGTGGATTACGAAATCGCCGCAGTCGACATACGCCCATTGATCATCCTTGGGACGCTTGGTGGGATTGCGGGTCTGCACATCATGGGCTGCCAGAAAATCATCCAGCATATTCATCAGCCCCTGCAGCTGGGCATGACTCTGTACCGTGGTAATAATCAAATAATCAGTATAGCCGGAAATTGCACTGACATTCAGTGCCACGGTCTTCTTGCCAGCCTGCTCGGCGATCTTTTCGGCAGCCTCTGTAACAATTTTTTGTGTATCGTACTTCATCAGTTTCTCACCTTCCATCCATCAAAATCTGCACCGAGAATTACTGTTACATCGGTGACTACATCTGTTTCGTAATCAGGTCGTGTCTCAATCAGCTGGGCGTCGATTACATCCGCCACAGACTGGGCTTTTTCCATCGAGCCCTGGCGATCATACACCAGGGTTTGTGCATAGTCCGAGGTATCGGCATTTCCGACCGAAATAACCTGAAAACCATAGCCCTCGAACAGCTCCTGGGTACGTGCAGCCAGACCGGAACGCCGGGTGCCATTGAGCAGTTCAATTCGCACCACCTCTCCCCGAGCCACGGGATCGCCCTGTGACAGGGTTTGTACAACCTGGCGCACGGTATCCTTTAACAGGTCTCCCTCGAAATGCGGGAACAGCAGCTGGCGGGTTTCACCCTGGATATCCACCGTTCGCATCGTGCCGAGGACCCGCTGCTGGATCATGTTGTCGGTGTCGGCATCATACAGCATCCCGATTATCGAAGCCATCTCCCGACGATCCAGATCGGTCTGCATACGGCGTAACACCGCTCCCGGCTGCTGTTCGAAAATGCGGCGTTCACGCCCCATGCTGAACAATAGCTGCGCGGCAATCTCCTGGTTTCGCGCCATAAGCTCCTGAGGGGTCAGAAGCTCGCGCTCATAGATCAAATAGTCAACCAGCTTGGGGCCATCCAGACGCACATTCCCGCCCGGCAGCAATATGCTGCTTTCGGTATCGCGCACCGGATCGGGAATAAAAACTGTCAGACCGCCCAGGATATCCACCAGTTCGCTCAGCTGATCAAGATCAATCTTGAGGTGATAGTCGATATCCACACCGATCTGTTCGGATATCTTGCTGCGATAGGGCCCGATCCCCTCCAACTCGAACAGACTGCCGATCCGGTCAACCCTGTTCAGGCGGGAAATAATAGCGCCCATATCATCCGGAATGTCAAGCATCCCGATGCGGCGAGAATTGGGGTGAGCAAACACTACCTGGGTCGAGACCAGGCGCCCTTCATCATGCAAAACCGTCAACAGGGCTAGCGGTTCACCGTCCCGGATACGGGCCGACACCGGGTCAACCCGCGTTTGCTGAACCAGAAATATGGTAACTGTACCAAGTACGATTACGATGATCGCGATCAGAATCGCTACTATTACTGTAGAAGACCCAGTCCTTTGCATTATCTCCCTTTCAGCCATTCATAAAACAGCCGGGTGTCAGGTGACAGCTCGCCAAATCGTGAGCGCTGATCCTCCAGAACCATGGCACATGATTCAGATAAATCAGCGTTTTGTAAAGCCTGTCGCAGCCGCGGATCCGGCAGCCGGCGTCCGGGTTCGGCATAATCAGCCACAAACAGCACCTTGCCGATATCATCCATCCCCCGCTGTCCGAGGGTATGGTGGGCAACCGCCCGCAGCACCGACTCATGCAAAATGCCATACTCACGATGCAGCAGATCAGCCGCACATAGCCCGTGCAGCAATACCGGGGTGGCCAGCTGCTGATCGCTGACCGCCAGCCCGAACTGCCTGGCATAGGATAAAAGTCGTTGCGGTGACCACTCCCGAACCAGATCATGGGCAATCGCTGCCAGCCGGACCGGCCAGATCGGTACGCGGTGTCTCTCGGCAAGGTGCATCGCGGTTGTTTCGACCCGCAGACTGTGCGCAAAACGCTGCTGGCTCATTTCCTGCTCAGCCCGAGCGCAAATATCCGGGTAGACCTCGGGTATCCCGGTATACAGTGCTTCGTGCACGATACAGTCCGCCACCACCGCCGGAACCAGCTGGTAGATATCCTGTCCACGGCGGGCTCGCATGCGGATTTCGGTAGAGGATACATCGATCGGATCGATCTCGATACGACGCAGCCGCACCCCGTCTGCCTGCAATCGCTGTTCCAGCAGCAGGCGCTCCGACTCCGCATCGCTATCACCGCTACGCGTACAAACCAGAAAGCTGCATCGCTTGACAAGCTCGGAATACCCGTGCCAGTCAGGCAGTCCGGCCATGGCATCTTCCCCCAGCAAAAACCAGGGCTCCGCAAGGTCATGCTCACTTACAAGCTGCTTGATTGTTTCCAGGGTGTAGGATCTGCCGCCACGGCGTATCTCAATATCCGAAACACTGCTCCAGGGCAGATCCTCAACGGCGCGGCGCAGCATCTGCAACCGCAGCTCATCGGCGGCCTGCGGCCCCGAATGTTTATGCGGATTACGGGCGGCTGGGATCCAGATAACCCGGCGACAGTATCCACGGGAAACCGCCTCCCGGGCAATCGCCAGGTGGCCATTGTGTAGCGGGTCAAAGCTGCCGCCGAACACCGCTGTTGACTCACGCATCCTGTGCGTCGTCCTCCTCCTGGGCCCAGTCCGGCACATAATCCACGGCTGGAGACTGCATAAAATCCGGCACCGCATCATCCTGTCGCTGTTGCTGTTCCTCGGCCTGCTGTTCGGTTGCGTAGATATCTCGTATCGCCCGGATCACCTCCTCGAGTCCTTGACGCGAGAAGTTGGACAGCGCCAGCACGGTCTCATCTGCGGGGATCTCCTCGCGAAAGCGCGCCAGATACTCGCCATCAGGATCCAGATCGACCTTGTTGGCAATCACCATCCGCGGCAGCTCGACAAGCTCCTCGGCATAGCTGCGCAGCTCATCCAGCAGCATCCGGAAAACCTCGCCGGGATTCGGCTTGGTAACATCCAGCAGAAACACCAGCCCGCGGGTGCGCGCAATGTGGCGCAAGAATCGCAGCCCCAACCCGTGGCCCTCGGCCGCGCCCTCGATTATCCCGGGGATATCGGCGATAACAATATCGGTATACCCTACCTGCAGGACCCCCAGATTAGGGATCTTGGTGGTAAAGGGATAGGCTCCGATCTTGGGATGGGCATTGGTCAACACATCAAGCAGACTGGACTTGCCGGCATTCGGCAGCCCGACCAGCCCCATGTCGGCTATTATTCGCAGCTCTACCCGCACGCGGAATCGTTCACCATCCTCGCCGGGCTGTGCAAACCGCGGGGCCTGGTGTCGCGAGGTGGCAAAATGGGCATTCCCCTTGCCGCCGCGACCGCCGCGCAACACGATCCGCTCCTCACCGACCTCGGTAAAATCGCCGATCACCTCGCCGGTATCGAGGTTGGTTACCACTGTACCGGGCGGCACCTCGACGATTGCCGGAGAGCCATCGGATCCGTGGCGGTTCCGTTTTGATCCGGGATGCCCGTTTTCGGCATGGTATGCGTGCCGCATAGTAAGGTGGGTAAGGGTTTTCAGGTTTTCGCGTACACGGAAAATCACATCCCCGCCGCGACCGCCATCACCACCATCCGGGCCGCCGCGCGGAACATACTTCTCGCGCCGAAATGAAACCGCCCCGTGGCCGCCGGACCCCGAGGCGATATCAATCGTAATCTGGTCTACAAATCGTTCCACAGAGGGTAGGCCTACGCCTGAGCCTCGATCGAAACGGTTTTCTTGCCGCGCCGAACACCGAACACAACAGTACCGGCTTCTTTGGCGAACAGGGTGTGGTCGGTACCACAGCCAACATTCGCGCCGGGATGGAATCGGGTGCCGCGCTGTCGAACCAGAATCTCGCCAGCCTTGACCAGCTGACCGCCGAAGCGTTTCACGCCGAGGCGTTTACTTTCTGAATCGCGACCGTTCTTGGAGCTTCCTCCACCTTTTTTATGTGCCATCGTCTACCTCACTTTCCCAGTGTATAGTTTACTATCTCGATAACTGCATGATCGGGCTGATCGGCCTGGATGCTTTCCAGCCCGTTCAACAACACACGACCTGCAGCCTGTGCATGCCCCCGATCGCCAATCGACTCGATCTCCAGGAGAAACTCTCCCGGTCGATCGATCCGACCAGTCACCCGGTGTTCCGGGTGCTCGGTAAGCGTCAGGGCATATGCCTTTGCGAGCACACTCACTGCAGCACAGACCGGATCACCCCCGGACTGCAGCATACCGGCATGACCGCGGATCTCTACCCGACGAACACACCCGTCGCTCTCGGCCGCAATGCTCGCCCGCACCATTGCCTACGCGCTGATGTCGGTAATGCGCAGGCGGGTAAAGGTCGGTCGGCTGCCCTGCTTGCGGGAGTAATTCTTGCGGCGCTTGTACTTGTACACCGTAATCTTGCTTCCCTTGTAGGTATCCTCGACCGTAGCAGTAACCTTGGCGCCCTTTACGTACGGGGTTCCCCAGGTTGCCTTCTTGTCATCGCGCAGCATAACAACGCTGTCGATGGTCAGGCTGCTGCCGGACTCCTGCTGAAGCTTGTCCACCTCCAGCACCTTTCCCTTTTCAGCCTTGTACTGTCTTCCGTTAAATTCAACTATTGCGTACATACGTATCCCTTATATTTGTTCGTAGAATGCGAGTACCGGACTATAGCACGACGCCCCCCGCATGGTCAACTCGATTCGGGACTGCACCAGTGTAGATATGCAGCCATTCCCGTAGTATATTACTATATATGTCACCTATCACCCGCCAGTACAGACCTGCCCCCGCCCCGCTCCTTCGCGCAGGATTACCGGTCACCATACTGCTGGCGGCACTTCTGGTTGTGCCTGGTATTCTGGCTGCCGCCGTGACTCCCACCAGGGATCACACCACACGGACTGAGCCCGAAAACTCCCGGGAGCGCGGGCATGAACGCAACGACGAGCACAGAACCGCCATGCTGATGGGTATTCACGCCGGTTTACTGTATACCGGAGGTAACGACAATGTGCCCCGCGGCATCGCACCCGAGGCGGCAGCTGCCATCACTACATTCAGTTTTCCGCCCTCCAATTGGCTGTTTACCAGCGCTCGCCTCGGTATCACCCCGTTTCACAACGCCTCGTATCTTGACCGATACGCCTACGACGATGAAGCCATCTGCCGCGAGCGCGAATCTGGCTCCGAGGCATATTCCTCCCGCTGTAACTATATCTTTAATCAGCCCGAGATCTTTGGCACCTTTGAAGGCGGAATATACCTGACCGGACTGCATCCGCGACTGCATGTCGGAGTCGGTGCCGGTTACCGGATTCCGGGCAGCCTGTCGGGCTTCTACGCCACCGTAACCCTGTTAAACGGTCTGGTACAGGTTCGGGGTAACCATGAATATCTCTCGGCCGGGATTTCGATTCCCGTTGGCATCAGCTATCACTAACCCGCCCCCCTGTCGCTACCCCGCCAGCTCAAGCACCCTGGCAATCCGCTGCTCCAGCTCGGTCAGCGAGAAATAGCGGGCCTCGCGCAACTGCTCACGCCCATCATAAAAAAACAGCACAGCAGGAATGGTAAATATCGACAGCTGTGCCGCCGGCTTAGGATGGTGATGAGCATTTACCTCCACCCCGTACAAAGCGGGATAGCGTGCCAGCAGTGCCGCGATTCTGGGCTTGATGGCGCTGCAGACCCCGCAGTTGTCTCCCGTAACATATACCAGGACAAAGCGATGCCCCTGTAAAATCCGCCTCAGCTCATCCTGGGTACGCACCTCAGTCATCATTACCTCCGATTACATCCAGCAGATCTCGCCCGTAGCGCTCCAGCTTGGACTCGCCGATCCCGGTGACCGCAGCCAGTTCGGACAAGGAGCACGGGCGTTGCCGCACCAGCTCGCGCAGGGTACGATCATGCAGGATCACGTAGGATGGCACCCCCTGCTCGCGCGCCAGCTGCAGGCGCCACCCGCGCAGCACCTGCCACAGCTGCTCATCAGCCTCGCTGTATTGCGGTGCGTTGTCAGCGGTGGCAGCACCGCTGCCCGCCTGGTGAGATCCCCCGATACCACCACCGGCGCCCGTCACACCGCGCCGCCGACCGGCACGCCCGTTCACCGCCGCCTGCCTCAGCTGCAGCGACACCTCGCCCCGCAGCAGTGGCCGCGCTGCCTCGGTCAGCAGCAGCGAACCATGATTCTCGACATCCACCGTCAGGTACCCCAGCGCGATCAGCTGCCGGAACAACACCCGCCAGGCCGGCGCCGCCAGCTCGCCCCCGATCCCGAAGGTAGACAGCCGGTCATGCCCGTAGCGGGCCACCCGCGAATCGCTGTCCTTACCCAGCAGCACATCGATCACATAACTCACCCCGAACCGCTGCCCGGTACGGTACACACACGACAGCGCCTTCTGCGCCGCCTCGGTAGCATCCCAGGTGGGCGCCGGATCCAGGCAGCTGTCACAGTTGCCGCAGGGCGGGTGCCCCGGCTCTCCCAGATACTCCAGCAGGGCCTGACGCCGGCAGCCATTGCCCTCGCACAGCGCCAGCATTGCATCCAGTTTCTGCCGCTCCACCCGCTGCTGCTGCTCGCTCGCCCCCGAATCGGCCATCATCCGCCGCAGGGTAATCGCCTCCTGCAGCCCGTAGGCCATCCAGGCGCTGGCCGGCTCACCGTCGCGCCCCGCCCGTCCGGTCTCCTGGTAGTAGGCCTCGATGCTTTTCGGCAAGCTCAGGTGCGCCACAAACCGGACATCCGGCTTGTCGATCCCCATCCCGAAGGCGATGGTCGCCACGATTATTACCCCGTCCTCGCGCAGGAACCGCTCCTGATGCATTCGACGGGTCTCCGCATCCAGCCCGGCATGATACGGCAGGGCCACCCGCCCACGCGCACTGAGCCACTCGGCGGTCTGCTCGACCTTCTTGCGCGACAGACAGTACACGATCCCGGCATCCTGCGGATGATTCTGCAGCAGAAAAGCCCACAACCGCTGACGCGCCTCCCCGCCCTCGGTAATGCTGTAACGGATATTCGGCCGGTCAAAACTAGTGATAAAGGTATCAGCCTGAGCCAGCTGCAGCTGCTCCACAATCTCGGCCCGGGTGCGCTGGTCGGCAGTAGCCGTAAGCGCCAGCCGCGGCACCTGCGGGAACCGCTCGGCCAAAAGCGACAGCCGCCGGTACTCCGGGCGGAAATCATGCCCCCACTGGGAGACACAGTGCGCCTCATCGATCGCAAACAGGGCGATCCCGGGGGTCCCAGTCGCCACAGCTGCGCCTGACACACCGGCACCACCGGCCACCCCGCTCGGTCCGGCATCACCAGCCGCTGCGCTGGACCCAGCTGATCCGGCACCAGCAGCCAGCTCATCCAGCAGCCCCAGCATACGCTCGCTGAACAGCCGCTCCGGGGCCAGATACAGCAGATCCAGCTCTCCCCGCAGCAGCTCCTGCTCGACCCGCCGCGCCTCGGCCGCCTGCAGGCTCGAGTTCAGAAACGCCGCCCGCACCCCGTTCTGCCGCAGCGCCG comes from the Spirochaeta africana DSM 8902 genome and includes:
- the ftsH gene encoding ATP-dependent zinc metalloprotease FtsH gives rise to the protein MSADLHTVRRRRIFWGIVTGLAIFTLYGLLAGGRAGSQELTYSQVRRAVEAGWIDAIEIIGEQELRGTIQRPGGPAVSFHSRIPYLDDGLMNLLLAAEVEVVGRPEPLRIGAVLLSFLPWVIAVAVLYFLMMRMNSSGGGMSAFGKSRVKRFSAEHAVTVDFAGVAGQHEAKQDLQEVVEFLRHPQRFSQIGARIPKGVLLTGMPGTGKTLLAKAVAGEAGVAFFHISGSDFVEMFVGVGASRVRDLFETGRRHAPCIIFIDELDAVGRSRGAGYGGGHDEREQTLNQMLVEMDGFSTQDGVIIIAATNRPDVLDPALLRPGRFDRQIVVDMPDARERLEILKIHIRGIPVAPEVDLDLLSRGTTGSSGADLANLVNEAALHAARHNRLVVTAADFEEARDKVLMGTARRTRMVSPSERESTAYHEAGHALLHLLLPHADPLHKVTIVPRGRALGVAMSLPEEDVYTYGAPWLRDRIKITYGGMLAEQIVYGQTTTGVQNDLQQATELARKMVTRWGMSGLGPVAFGQDETPIFLGREIAAHQDYSEATAAAIDEEMRKILRECYQEARKLMEDHVDMLHTMVQALMEQETLHESEVRELLQIPPRTQDESR
- the tilS gene encoding tRNA lysidine(34) synthetase TilS, whose translation is MQTLLQQIDSWWDDQRLPRHAPVVAACSGGRDSMLLLHLLCELRNRQRIGPVSAAWYDHALREPDEIDRERQLIENSCQDLGVPLYQGRADSREIAQLCADLGMEAAARQLRYQFLEGVCQECTADLLAVAHHAGDQLETMLMRLCGGSGIEGLGGIAPVRSRGGTSEVAIIRPLLAAEQAEIAAAAADLSYHTDSTNTDIRIIRNNIRHMVVPQLQQLYPEASRSAVRLARDIRDVTGWLEDFLPLHLEQTPVYGGGFSLDLERLLQLPGVLRVGCLQRLRNQLVPESTGRVPRTLFAPVEQLGQKDGVSPGNRGTAVARHVATAAGIEIYTDQGRLFVFRRDHVHSYWSQWVPVEAGDVPSGQPHGADRQLCDQPLCDRIADDLRQRGISPPYLLRSPVSGDRLPSGTSLKRVFQRRAVPAFLRSRCIVLETRSGEISVILDPEGRLLWADRDEGES
- the pth gene encoding aminoacyl-tRNA hydrolase, with amino-acid sequence MRIVIGLGNPGVKYEQTRHNVGFLTLDTICTLIKGRWKKAFLRPFLFCEDRRRGLVLVKPCTYMNRSGVVLPYVLKRWKVNPTEILTIVDNLDLAPGRLRLKNGGSSAGHNGIKSLLAWLPGGNFSRLYIGIGHPRQQEPQRSVVEHVLGVPSDAESRLLQPAIVAAAETALLWAESGTAAAGDHLVAYHANAPATD
- a CDS encoding 50S ribosomal protein L25, encoding MEHVIVAEKRTEVGKGPNNRLRAAGRIPAVVYGHDDAFSVSMDERDFMREFKVVSESTILNLKVGKEKRDVLIKDYQEDVITGRVLHVDFYEVEAGKKLRTHVALHLVGTPNEVREGGILENPLHEVEIECLPKDLVEAIDIPIENLTSAHALHVGDITPPTGIRIVTNSDAVVAAVVHQRAEAAGEEDEAEEGATETPAE
- the spoVG gene encoding septation regulator SpoVG, coding for MEITDIRIRNVSSGGKLKAYVTVTFDDSFVVHNLKIIEGKTGVFIAMPSRKTKSGEFKDVAHPIHADFRASLQDQILKAYEEHLENGGDEESHPDDSLE
- the rsfS gene encoding ribosome silencing factor; this translates as MKYDTQKIVTEAAEKIAEQAGKKTVALNVSAISGYTDYLIITTVQSHAQLQGLMNMLDDFLAAHDVQTRNPTKRPKDDQWAYVDCGDFVIHIMRPEARTFYELERLWHEAEVVYSQSADA
- a CDS encoding LCP family protein, translated to MQRTGSSTVIVAILIAIIVIVLGTVTIFLVQQTRVDPVSARIRDGEPLALLTVLHDEGRLVSTQVVFAHPNSRRIGMLDIPDDMGAIISRLNRVDRIGSLFELEGIGPYRSKISEQIGVDIDYHLKIDLDQLSELVDILGGLTVFIPDPVRDTESSILLPGGNVRLDGPKLVDYLIYERELLTPQELMARNQEIAAQLLFSMGRERRIFEQQPGAVLRRMQTDLDRREMASIIGMLYDADTDNMIQQRVLGTMRTVDIQGETRQLLFPHFEGDLLKDTVRQVVQTLSQGDPVARGEVVRIELLNGTRRSGLAARTQELFEGYGFQVISVGNADTSDYAQTLVYDRQGSMEKAQSVADVIDAQLIETRPDYETDVVTDVTVILGADFDGWKVRN
- the nadD gene encoding nicotinate-nucleotide adenylyltransferase, giving the protein MRESTAVFGGSFDPLHNGHLAIAREAVSRGYCRRVIWIPAARNPHKHSGPQAADELRLQMLRRAVEDLPWSSVSDIEIRRGGRSYTLETIKQLVSEHDLAEPWFLLGEDAMAGLPDWHGYSELVKRCSFLVCTRSGDSDAESERLLLEQRLQADGVRLRRIEIDPIDVSSTEIRMRARRGQDIYQLVPAVVADCIVHEALYTGIPEVYPDICARAEQEMSQQRFAHSLRVETTAMHLAERHRVPIWPVRLAAIAHDLVREWSPQRLLSYARQFGLAVSDQQLATPVLLHGLCAADLLHREYGILHESVLRAVAHHTLGQRGMDDIGKVLFVADYAEPGRRLPDPRLRQALQNADLSESCAMVLEDQRSRFGELSPDTRLFYEWLKGR
- the obgE gene encoding GTPase ObgE; amino-acid sequence: MERFVDQITIDIASGSGGHGAVSFRREKYVPRGGPDGGDGGRGGDVIFRVRENLKTLTHLTMRHAYHAENGHPGSKRNRHGSDGSPAIVEVPPGTVVTNLDTGEVIGDFTEVGEERIVLRGGRGGKGNAHFATSRHQAPRFAQPGEDGERFRVRVELRIIADMGLVGLPNAGKSSLLDVLTNAHPKIGAYPFTTKIPNLGVLQVGYTDIVIADIPGIIEGAAEGHGLGLRFLRHIARTRGLVFLLDVTKPNPGEVFRMLLDELRSYAEELVELPRMVIANKVDLDPDGEYLARFREEIPADETVLALSNFSRQGLEEVIRAIRDIYATEQQAEEQQQRQDDAVPDFMQSPAVDYVPDWAQEEDDAQDA